The following are encoded in a window of Thiohalobacter sp. IOR34 genomic DNA:
- a CDS encoding cation:proton antiporter, translated as MTARVFAELAVRLQAPSVIGELFAGVVLGPSLFGWIEPAEAIKLMAEIGIILLLFEVGLETDVRRLARSGLKSVQVAGVGFVLPLLLGFGLAYWLFGLPMLVSLFVGGTLTATSIGITVRVLSDLRRQHGPEGQIVLGAAVLDDVLGVVLLALLYEFSIGGGVSLLNAGKVLLFVGAFFVLAPVAARLISLLIKHFDSLSDTPGLLPTTIVSLVLFFAWLADALGAPELLGGFAAGLALSRRFFLPFGIALRTDEAFAHRIEDQMKPIVHLFTPIFFVFVGLSLNLREIDWSSPFIWGFSLTLLLAAVLGKLVGAWFIREPWAVRWVTGMAMVPRGEVGLIFAELGRVGGIFDNEVYAALVMVIAFTTLLPPFALKWFYARHAERFPG; from the coding sequence ATGACGGCCCGGGTGTTCGCCGAGCTGGCCGTGCGCCTGCAGGCGCCCTCGGTGATCGGCGAGCTGTTCGCCGGCGTGGTGCTGGGGCCCAGCCTGTTCGGCTGGATAGAGCCGGCCGAGGCCATCAAGCTGATGGCGGAGATCGGCATCATCCTGCTGCTGTTCGAGGTCGGTCTGGAAACCGATGTCCGGCGTCTGGCCCGTTCCGGGCTGAAGTCCGTGCAGGTGGCCGGGGTGGGCTTCGTTCTGCCATTGCTGCTCGGCTTTGGTCTGGCCTACTGGCTGTTCGGGCTGCCGATGCTGGTGTCGCTGTTCGTGGGTGGCACCCTGACGGCCACCAGCATCGGCATCACGGTGCGCGTGCTCTCGGATCTTCGCCGCCAGCATGGCCCGGAGGGCCAGATCGTGCTGGGCGCAGCCGTGCTCGACGATGTGCTCGGCGTGGTGTTGCTGGCGCTGCTCTACGAGTTCTCCATCGGTGGCGGGGTGAGTCTGCTCAACGCGGGCAAGGTGCTGCTCTTCGTCGGCGCGTTCTTCGTTCTGGCCCCGGTCGCCGCCCGGCTGATCTCCCTGCTCATCAAGCATTTCGATTCGCTCAGCGACACGCCCGGCTTGCTGCCCACCACCATCGTTTCGCTGGTGTTGTTCTTTGCCTGGTTGGCGGATGCCCTGGGGGCACCGGAGTTGCTCGGCGGTTTTGCCGCCGGACTGGCGCTGTCGCGGCGCTTCTTTCTGCCGTTCGGCATCGCCCTGCGCACGGATGAGGCCTTTGCCCATCGCATCGAGGACCAGATGAAGCCCATCGTGCACCTGTTCACCCCGATCTTCTTCGTCTTCGTGGGGCTGTCCCTCAATCTGCGCGAGATCGACTGGAGTTCGCCCTTCATCTGGGGGTTCTCACTGACCCTGCTGCTGGCCGCCGTGCTCGGCAAGCTGGTCGGTGCCTGGTTCATTCGTGAGCCCTGGGCGGTGCGCTGGGTGACCGGCATGGCCATGGTGCCGCGGGGAGAGGTGGGGCTCATCTTTGCCGAGCTGGGTCGCGTCGGTGGCATCTTCGACAACGAGGTCTATGCCGCGCTGGTGATGGTGATCGCCTTCACCACTCTGCTGCCGCCCTTCGCTCTCAAGTGGTTCTATGCCCGCCATGCCGAGCGGTTTCCGGGCTGA
- a CDS encoding YaiI/YqxD family protein: protein MAITHIWVDADACPRVIKEILFRAAQRVGVPLTLVANQPLQVPRSPHIRTVRVAAGFDVADAHIVQQATAGELVITADIPLAAEVIARGCLALNPRGELYNEDNIRQRLNMRDFMDSLRSSGVDTGGPAAFGQADRQAFANQLDRLLAG, encoded by the coding sequence ATGGCGATAACACACATCTGGGTCGATGCCGACGCCTGCCCGCGGGTGATCAAGGAAATCCTGTTCCGGGCCGCGCAGCGGGTCGGCGTGCCGCTGACCCTGGTCGCCAACCAGCCGCTGCAGGTGCCCCGCTCGCCACATATCCGTACCGTGCGGGTGGCCGCAGGCTTCGACGTGGCCGACGCCCATATCGTGCAGCAGGCCACAGCCGGCGAGCTGGTGATCACCGCCGACATCCCGCTGGCTGCCGAGGTCATCGCCAGAGGCTGCCTGGCACTGAATCCCCGGGGTGAACTCTACAACGAAGACAACATCCGCCAGCGCCTGAACATGCGCGACTTCATGGACAGCCTGCGCAGCAGCGGGGTGGACACCGGCGGGCCCGCCGCCTTCGGCCAGGCCGATCGTCAGGCCTTCGCCAACCAGCTGGACCGGCTGCTGGCCGGCTGA